A section of the Malus sylvestris chromosome 17, drMalSylv7.2, whole genome shotgun sequence genome encodes:
- the LOC126611585 gene encoding uncharacterized protein LOC126611585 isoform X2, producing MAAAALSLLPSSSPHLLFPPSSSSSSASSSSSLFVSGGTHLRTHKSFVSLSSSWPSSSSSSTSSWKFSPKRSVGRVFAASGDYYATLGVPKSATSKEIKAAYRRLARQYHPDVNKQPGATEKFKEISAAYETNPFDLFETFFGPSMGGFSGMDSGFGTRRRSTVTKGEDIRYDFTLEFSEAIFGAEKEFELSHLETCEVCAGTGGKVGSKMRICSTCGGRGQVMRTEQTPFGLFSQVSVCPNCSGDGEVISEYCRKCSGEGRVRVKKSIKVKVPPGVSTGSILRVAGEGDAGPKGGPPGDLYVYLDVEEIEEIQRDGINLSSKVSISYLDAILGVAVKVNTVEGVTTLQIPPGTQPGDILVLAKKGVPKLNKPSIRGDHIFTIKVTIPNRISSKERELLEELASLSNTTATRSRTRPKVPPATTSTETEVGAVGEKTEEGGDQDDPWKKLKDFAGSVANGALKWLRDNL from the exons ATGGCGGCCGCAgctctctccctcctcccctcCTCCTCTCCCCACCTTCTCTTCCCgccctcttcttcctcctcctccgcctcctcctcttcttctttgtttgtaTCCGGTGGGACCCATTTGAGGACCCACAAGAGCTTCGTTTCTCTTAGTTCTTCTTGGCCGTCGTCATCTTCTTCGTCTACTTCTTCATGGAAATTCAGCCCGAAACGCAGCGTTGGGAGAGTGTTTGCTGCTTCTGGCGATTACTATGCCACTCTTGGGGTTCCCAAATCTGCCACCAGCAAGGAAATCAAAGCCGCTTATAGACGTTTGGCTCGCCAG TACCACCCTGACGTCAACAAGCAACCAGGAGCAACCGAAAAGTTTAAAGAGATCAGTGCTGCATATGAG ACAAATCCATTTGATTTATTTGAGACTTTTTTTGGGCCTAGTATGGGTGGATTCTCTGGTATGGATTCTGGTTTTGGAACGCGTCGTCGTAGCACTGTTACTAAGGGTGAAGACATCCG CTATGACTTCACTTTAGAATTTTCTGAGGCTATATTTGGAGCGGAAAAAGAATTTGAACTTTCCCATCTGGAAACATGTGAAGTTTGTGCTGGAACTGGCGGTAAAGTAGGCTCTAAAATGCGGATTTGTTCTACTTGTGGTGGGAGGGGTCAAGTTATGAGAACAGAACAGACACCTTTTGGCCTGTTTTCCCAG GTTTCCGTATGTCCAAATTGTAGTGGAGATGGGGAAGTCATTTCTGAATACTGTCGGAAGTGCTCTGGTGAAGGACGTGTTCGTGTTAAGAAAAGTATTAAAGTTAAAGTTCCTCCTGGTGTTAGCACAGGAAGCATTCTGAGAGTTGCTGGAGAGGGAGATGCCGGGCCGAAAGG GGGCCCTCCCGGGGATCTTTATGTATATCTTGATGTTGAAGAAATAGAAGaaattcaaagagatggcataAATCTCTCCTCAAAAGTTTCTATCAGCTATCTGGATGCAATATTGGGGGTTGCTGTTAAG GTCAACACAGTTGAAGGGGTTACCACACTACAAATCCCACCAGGCACCCAACCTGGGGATATTCTTGTCCTGGCAAAAAAGGGAGTGCCTAAGCTGAACAAACCATCAATACGTGGCGACCACATATTTACAATTAAAGTAACAATACCAAATCGTATCAG TTCCAAGGAGCGTGAATTGCTGGAAGAACTTGCTTCACTGAGTAATACTACTGCCACACGTTCACGTACTCGCCCTAAAGTGCCGCCAGCTA CAACTAGTACGGAAACTGAGGTGGGAGCGGTTGGGGAGAAAACAGAGGAAGGAGGAGATCAAGATGACCCATGGAAGAAGTTAAAAGACTTTGCAGG GTCTGTTGCAAATGGTGCCCTAAAATGGCTGAGAGACAACCTCTAG
- the LOC126611593 gene encoding uncharacterized protein LOC126611593 translates to MVVATASATVTGASSLRYSSGSDQRRLRPAQKFTSYTKFAIHFPNCLSSTRVKGYFPIRALDPQRGGEEEEVNSNVGNNGSGLISEDDLEYLGKVVAGSLVAAAVIKYGSIVLPEITRPNIVQALIMIFMPIVVAVLLLIKQSRAEGRS, encoded by the exons ATGGTGGTGGCAACTGCCTCAGCTACGGTGACAGGAGCCTCCAGCCTCCGATACTCGTCCGGGTCTGATCAACGGCGGCTACGGCCCGCACAGAAGTTCACGAGTTACACGAAATTTGCCATCCACTTCCCCAATTGCTTATCTTCCACAAGGGTAAAGGGGTATTTCCCTATCCGAGCTCTTGACCCTCAAAGAGgaggtgaggaagaagaagtgaaTTCAAACGTGGGTAACAATGGCAGCGGTTTGATCTCTGAG GACGATTTGGAATATCTGGGGAAGGTGGTAGCCGGTTCCCTTGTGGCTGCAGCGGTAATAAAGTACGGAAGCATAGTTTTGCCTGAGATAACTAGACCCAATATCGTCCAGGCTCTTATCATGATATTCATGCCTATTGTTGTAGCTGTTTTGCTTTTGATCAAGCAAAGCCGTGCGGAGGGCCGAAGCTAG
- the LOC126611585 gene encoding uncharacterized protein LOC126611585 isoform X1 encodes MAAAALSLLPSSSPHLLFPPSSSSSSASSSSSLFVSGGTHLRTHKSFVSLSSSWPSSSSSSTSSWKFSPKRSVGRVFAASGDYYATLGVPKSATSKEIKAAYRRLARQYHPDVNKQPGATEKFKEISAAYEVLSDDKKRSLYDQYGEAGVKSAVGGGSSAYTTNPFDLFETFFGPSMGGFSGMDSGFGTRRRSTVTKGEDIRYDFTLEFSEAIFGAEKEFELSHLETCEVCAGTGGKVGSKMRICSTCGGRGQVMRTEQTPFGLFSQVSVCPNCSGDGEVISEYCRKCSGEGRVRVKKSIKVKVPPGVSTGSILRVAGEGDAGPKGGPPGDLYVYLDVEEIEEIQRDGINLSSKVSISYLDAILGVAVKVNTVEGVTTLQIPPGTQPGDILVLAKKGVPKLNKPSIRGDHIFTIKVTIPNRISSKERELLEELASLSNTTATRSRTRPKVPPATTSTETEVGAVGEKTEEGGDQDDPWKKLKDFAGSVANGALKWLRDNL; translated from the exons ATGGCGGCCGCAgctctctccctcctcccctcCTCCTCTCCCCACCTTCTCTTCCCgccctcttcttcctcctcctccgcctcctcctcttcttctttgtttgtaTCCGGTGGGACCCATTTGAGGACCCACAAGAGCTTCGTTTCTCTTAGTTCTTCTTGGCCGTCGTCATCTTCTTCGTCTACTTCTTCATGGAAATTCAGCCCGAAACGCAGCGTTGGGAGAGTGTTTGCTGCTTCTGGCGATTACTATGCCACTCTTGGGGTTCCCAAATCTGCCACCAGCAAGGAAATCAAAGCCGCTTATAGACGTTTGGCTCGCCAG TACCACCCTGACGTCAACAAGCAACCAGGAGCAACCGAAAAGTTTAAAGAGATCAGTGCTGCATATGAG GTGCTATCAGATGATAAGAAGCGATCTTTATATGATCAATATGGTGAAGCAGGAGTTAAGAGTGCTGTAGGGGGAGGTTCAAGTGCCTATACG ACAAATCCATTTGATTTATTTGAGACTTTTTTTGGGCCTAGTATGGGTGGATTCTCTGGTATGGATTCTGGTTTTGGAACGCGTCGTCGTAGCACTGTTACTAAGGGTGAAGACATCCG CTATGACTTCACTTTAGAATTTTCTGAGGCTATATTTGGAGCGGAAAAAGAATTTGAACTTTCCCATCTGGAAACATGTGAAGTTTGTGCTGGAACTGGCGGTAAAGTAGGCTCTAAAATGCGGATTTGTTCTACTTGTGGTGGGAGGGGTCAAGTTATGAGAACAGAACAGACACCTTTTGGCCTGTTTTCCCAG GTTTCCGTATGTCCAAATTGTAGTGGAGATGGGGAAGTCATTTCTGAATACTGTCGGAAGTGCTCTGGTGAAGGACGTGTTCGTGTTAAGAAAAGTATTAAAGTTAAAGTTCCTCCTGGTGTTAGCACAGGAAGCATTCTGAGAGTTGCTGGAGAGGGAGATGCCGGGCCGAAAGG GGGCCCTCCCGGGGATCTTTATGTATATCTTGATGTTGAAGAAATAGAAGaaattcaaagagatggcataAATCTCTCCTCAAAAGTTTCTATCAGCTATCTGGATGCAATATTGGGGGTTGCTGTTAAG GTCAACACAGTTGAAGGGGTTACCACACTACAAATCCCACCAGGCACCCAACCTGGGGATATTCTTGTCCTGGCAAAAAAGGGAGTGCCTAAGCTGAACAAACCATCAATACGTGGCGACCACATATTTACAATTAAAGTAACAATACCAAATCGTATCAG TTCCAAGGAGCGTGAATTGCTGGAAGAACTTGCTTCACTGAGTAATACTACTGCCACACGTTCACGTACTCGCCCTAAAGTGCCGCCAGCTA CAACTAGTACGGAAACTGAGGTGGGAGCGGTTGGGGAGAAAACAGAGGAAGGAGGAGATCAAGATGACCCATGGAAGAAGTTAAAAGACTTTGCAGG GTCTGTTGCAAATGGTGCCCTAAAATGGCTGAGAGACAACCTCTAG